The sequence gaaggtGAACCCCAAAGGGGGGTTCACTGATGCTCATGCTCTAATGTGTTATATTGTGATAAGTTCAAGTTGACATATCAGTGAAGGATTCTTGTTATGTGGTCTTAACTTGTGAGCTACGTTAAATCAATCTTTTGCATGTTCATCACTTATACAATGCATGGTCGTCTCCTTATTTGTTGCTTTTAGTATGTGATGATACTGCTTTAAAGCGGAGGGACCATTGCATTTGCTGGTAAATCTGCTGCATGCATATGGAGAACTGATTAGGACCAGGCGTCAACGGAAAGCTTAGCGAGATGATATGTGAATatgaaatgcccaggcctagatTCTCCATATTAAGATCTCTATAGATAGCTCCcgattttatatcaaattctaCGATTCTCCGGTAAGTTGCTTAAAGTTAAAAAGCTGTGCACAAGAACCATGTTACTTACTTCCATATACGAGCACAATGTGTTTTGAACGTTAAAATGATATCATATGACTTGAatccatgattttttttatgttccaGCGACCTTTCTTCGGATTCAACGGTTCAACTTTCTGAAACATGGATTCAAAGTTCAAACCTTCGCGAAGAGGCGAACACAACTTTGTAATTAAGATAATAGCTGTTTGCATCTTGATTTCAGAAGCTTTAGATCTTTAGCTTCATTATAAACCATATCTCCCTTAAAACCAATCTTATCTCATATGAGTGTTGAAAAGAGAGCTAAAGCAACGCAAAACAACCACTTTTGCCTTATTCTTCATGTGGAATGGGTCTGGCAGAGAGAACCAACCTGGTTAGAGGACAGGTtgcaaagagagagaaaaactgTGCGAGGACCTGTACACTCTGAGGCGTAAGTAAAAAGACCGAGAGCCTGACGTAGTAGCTGCTGATGTTAGAAATGTAAAGACCGAGCTGGATACGAAAGAGAAGCTAAAAATCCATGAGGATCAAGTACAAGTATGTTAATGGACATGATCCTAATCTTCTGTCTAAAAAACACACAGACATCAAGCCAAGTAACCAACTCAACTAGTAAGTCTAATTTCTCTGGTGAGTGTGAGTCTTGTGTGAGGCTAATGTCTCTGATAATACTTGAGTAACCGCAGAGGCAGATGCAGTTCCTCCTCCTGCCAAGAACAAAAAAGTTAGCTATCACCATGTTGCCGGAGAACTGCTCCAATACTGGTAAACCTCTTGCCGTTTGTGCTAGGTAAAAATTTTGTGCAACTCTTTTAAGTTTTTCTTTATTGTTTCCTTTTGTTGTTAATCATATCGAAGTGCTTTCTTTCGATTTCAAAGGGCTTTTTGAAAAATGGAATCCACCAACACTTGTCCATTAAAACATAGCAACTAAATGTTTAGCATTAAAAGGGTTACTACTATCTTGACTTTTATCAACAATGGCATgctattattttcttttgttgacaAAAGTGTAAATCAATTATTGATTCATTGGTCCTACTCTTCATTTACCTTACACTATCAAAACTGCATCATCATCtattttttggtcaaatcaAAAATTCATTATCTATTTGTGAATAAATAAGACGCAAATCTCCTTTCTTTCAATTTATACAAAGACAAACTATACCATTCACCACCACCCCCCAAATCAAGGAGTACgataattagaaacattatatAAACGGCAAAATAAGTCTTCATGATGGACAAACAAAACGAAAACTGAGACATATTATtaatttgtaaagaaaaaaaacacaaatcaaaaaccaaaaaagtgATTAGTAAAGAGAGTCGATGCTCCAAGTGGGGCTTTGAGTTTCATTATATGCTCCTATTCCTGTTTCTATTTTTAGCCTCACcacctcttgttcttcttcatcCGCCTGTTgcaatttatttaaaaagattAATTATATCATCAATGCTTTAACAGGACATTACAAAATCGAAAACCCAATGAAGACATGAGCCAAAGAAGAGACAGATCCCATTATTATATTTGGCAATTGCGATCATAATCTTACCTCCTAAGATTCAATAATTTCTTgatttgaactttttttctcTACTGAGGCATTTGATAACTCTAGacaatatataatgtatttggCATAGCTAATATTTTATCATGATATCCTATCGTTATTTAATTCGAGCTGTTGAGCAATATTCATTACGAAGCAATCAGATTCTGCTTACCacagaaatattattttattttcttaaccaGCCAAATGGACCAAACGCCAATAAATGTGGGACCAAAAGTGATTTTAAAAGAACCTCAATCAATGTTTGGTCCAGACTGGAAGCTTCCGATACGGAACCCATTTACGTTATAGCATTACAAACCGGAACTAATTTACCCATACATAAAAGAAGCATAAACATTTTCTACAAAAGAACAAACTCTTTAGTAGTTTGTAAactgataaacaaaaaaacatattttttgaagatttttaaaaaatttgacgCTTTTAACAATGGATTAGAAATATTTAGTTTCAGTTTCATACAATttgcttcttttgttttgtcaaaGGTACCAAGTAAAATTGACCAAAATTACAGAATTGCCAGGCCAACAAAAAAATGTATTGACTATATACACCAGACGACCAAACCCAAATAATTAGACTAAGCGtatattttcttctaatttaattattaatttactcTAATAAGATCTTGCTTTAAATCAACTAAGAAAGGTCCATGTTTAAATCAGTATCAAATCAAATATCttgcattttatttatttattttgccaGGTAAACAAATAAAGTAATCACACAATGGCTCATTGCCAGCGTGGCTAATTTAGACATTTTAGTGTTAAAATAATTTGGCACGACTAGAGACTTATACTATAGAAAATCTTTCAAAAAACAATCGGATGAGATTGCAAAATCTAGTATAAAACTCGACTCACGGTTTACACAAATTAGGAAATATATTAAAAGCTAAAAGACTTGCAAAACCATACAAAAAATTGTTTCTACTTTggttaatattaagaaaactttaaatagttgacaaaaaaaactttaaatattttgagaAACCAGAGAAGCTACTAGTATCGTGCGGTTTACATAATAAGTATTGGATGATGGAGATTAACTAAAGTAATAcatatttgaacaaaaaaaaaactaaagtaatacataatattttatattttaatgcttcttttactttttcttgaaaagtttaCTATCCACTTCTTGACTAATTTTAATCACTTAATAGCaattaactaattgcaaattggagagagagagagatgctgACCTCAATAAAAAGAGTGTTGAAGATCATGCCAGAGAAATAGTTGAGATTGGAAGTAAGGATTTTGAGATTCAATGACTCAAAGACTTCACACAGTTTCACCATTGTGTCTGTCCTCTTATTACATGTTACATTCACCACCATTATCCTCTCTCCCATGGATGTTACCTTCAACTTCAATCACCCAAAACcaccacaattttttttattttttggaattttttacttaaatatGTCTGATTCACTAGTAATCGAAAAAACACTTACTTCGATAACTTCGATGAGAGAACGGGAAGAACCAGAATCAAGCTGTTTCATTTTCTTGGACGTGACAGGAACCAGTAAATCAGGATCAAAATCTTTACTGAAACTCAAGCAACTCTTCGGTGTAGATTCAAGTTCTCTGATCTCAGCTTCGAGCTTCGATTCTTCATATTGTAACCCTTGTATGTAACTAATAGCATCTTTGATTATTGATGCTTTATCCATCTAtgagacaagaaaaaaaaaaacagaattggTAATAAGCTTGAATCCTGGAACTAAAAGAAAACAGatgaaaactatattaaaaaaaagggaACCTTAGTGATATTAGGAACAACTGATCGAAGAGCGAAGAGTCTCTGGTTAAGTTTCTGTCTTCTGTTTCTCTCCGATACAATATTCTTAGAAGCCGGCGACGAAGCCGCCCCATCAGGCGAGCTCGAATCATACGACCCAGATATAGCCTCCTCCAAAGGCCAGCTTTAAGAtagaacaaaatatcaaaatctcCAGTGTTTCCGGGAAAGTGtgtaagagaaagagaaaaggaaataaCCTGTCGTATTCGAAGTCTTCGTTTTGGAGGAAGGAGTTGTGTTCCCAGTAATTGTTGAATTCTTGGTCGATATTCTCCATTTTCCGACAGATCTCTTTCTACTCAAACTGTCTGATCgtttgtagtgtctccttgtCTCTCTCGACCTGTGAGCTTTATATAGAGAAGGCCAATGAGAGTGTGAGAATGAGACAGTGAACCAAAGTCTCGGGAGACAACAACGTAGACTTCCAGTTAATATACACAGTTACACACTTGAACTTGTTATCTACTTACTGTACAGATctagatttttttcaacttaaaaagaaaaataaagactAGCATAAAtgcataatatattataaaatatttaggaTGATATTCGAGGGTTTTTTTCTGGACCTGTTGTCAATTTCTACAGTGTAAGCgctaaataaaaacagaaagttCCCCtcaacaaaatgaaaaaagtgGCGAAACCAACAAATAGcctaaaaaaaatgatttgacaACTCAACATATCTGTAAACAgattttacacaacaaatcaaattatatgaTGTTAATTAgctaattaactaataaaaacatttttaatgctGAATAATGTCAttcttgaaaaataaatatactagtCAAAGGGATCACACTGAAACAAGGACAATTAAAGAGCCATTTCAAAGAATCCCAAGTGAAGTTCGGTGTTTCGTTTCACATGTTTTCGACACAAGTGGTCCTAACGAAAGATAGGATCTCATGTTTTGCGCATCTGAAAAACGTTTTAACGACCAACAGACATATACTTATCAAGTCCATGACATGAGGTTAGgtataaacccaaatcctaaacgCAGAAATTTCTCACACAAAGCATCAAAAGATCGGCagtatagaaaaaaaaagaaataattacCTTTATTTGTCTTGTCATTGCATAGGTTCACTTTAAGAAAGTGTAGGAAGCTTCCCAAAGGACTTGTTCATCTATCTTGCTC is a genomic window of Brassica napus cultivar Da-Ae chromosome A2, Da-Ae, whole genome shotgun sequence containing:
- the LOC106388936 gene encoding transcription factor bHLH35-like — protein: MENIDQEFNNYWEHNSFLQNEDFEYDSWPLEEAISGSYDSSSPDGAASSPASKNIVSERNRRQKLNQRLFALRSVVPNITKMDKASIIKDAISYIQGLQYEESKLEAEIRELESTPKSCLSFSKDFDPDLLVPVTSKKMKQLDSGSSRSLIEVIELKVTSMGERIMVVNVTCNKRTDTMVKLCEVFESLNLKILTSNLNYFSGMIFNTLFIEADEEEQEVVRLKIETGIGAYNETQSPTWSIDSLY